From the Camelus dromedarius isolate mCamDro1 chromosome 36, mCamDro1.pat, whole genome shotgun sequence genome, one window contains:
- the SOX7 gene encoding transcription factor SOX-7, translated as MASLLGAYPWPEGLECPALEAELSDGLSPPAAPRPPGDKGSESRIRRPMNAFMVWAKDERKRLAVQNPDLHNAELSKMLGKSWKALTLSQKRPYVDEAERLRLQHMQDYPNYKYRPRRKKQAKRLCKRVDPGFLLSSLSRDQNALPEKRGGGRAALGEKEDRGEYSPGSALPSLRGCFHEGPAGGGGGGGGTGTPGSVDAYPYGLPTPPEMSPLDALEPEQTFFSSPCQEEHAHSRRIPHLPAPPYSPEYAPSPLHCGHPLSSLTLGQSSGVSMMPGCPPSPAYYSPATYPPLHSNLHAHLGQLSPPPEHPGFDALDQLSQAELLGDMDRNEFDQYLNTPGHPDSAAGAVALSGQAAVSQVTPTGPTETSLISVLADATATYYNSYSVS; from the exons ATGGCCTCGCTGCTGGGAGCTTACCCGTGGCCCGAGGGGCTCGAGTGCCCGGCCCTGGAAGCCGAGCTGTCGGACGGGCTGTCGCCGCCGGCCGCCCCCCGCCCGCCGGGGGACAAGGGCTCGGAGAGCCGGATCCGGCGGCCCATGAACGCCTTCATGGTGTGGGCCAAGGACGAGAGGAAACGTCTGGCGGTGCAGAACCCGGACCTGCACAACGCCGAGCTCAGCAAGATGCTGG GAAAGTCGTGGAAGGCGCTGACGCTGTCCCAGAAGAGGCCCTACGTGGACGAGGCGGAGCGGCTGCGCCTGCAGCACATGCAGGATTACCCCAACTACAAGTACCGCCCGCGCAGGAAGAAGCAGGCCAAGCGCCTGTGCAAGCGCGTGGACCCCGGCTTCCTGCTGAGCTCGCTCTCCCGCGACCAGAACGCTCTGCCCGAGAAGCGGGGCGGCGGCCGGGCGGcgctgggggagaaggaggaccGGGGTGAGTACTCCCCGGGCTCCGCGCTGCCCAGCCTGCGGGGCTGCTTCCATGAGGGcccggccggcggcggcggcggcggcggcggcaccggCACCCCGGGCAGCGTGGACGCGTACCCTTACGGGCTGCCCACCCCGCCGGAGATGTCGCCCCTGGACGCGCTGGAGCCGGAGCAGAccttcttctcctccccctgCCAGGAAGAGCATGCGCACTCCCGCCGCATCCCCCACCTGCCCGCGCCCCCCTACTCGCCGGAGTatgcccccagccccctccactgCGGCCACCCCCTGAGCTCCCTGACCCTCGGCCAGTCCTCAGGCGTCTCTATGATGCCTGGCTGTCCCCCGTCCCCTGCCTATTACTCCCCTGCAACCTACCCGCCTCTCCACTCCAACCTCCATGCCCACCTGGGCCAGCTCTCCCCGCCTCCCGAGCACCCCGGCTTTGACGCCCTGGATCAGCTGAGCCAGGCGGAACTCCTGGGGGACATGGATCGCAATGAGTTCGACCAGTACTTGAACACTCCCGGCCACCCAGACTCTGCCGCCGGGGCTGTGGCCCTCAGTGGGCAGGCCGCGGTCTCTCAGGTGACACCAACGGGCCCCACGGAGACCAGCCTCATCTCCGTGCTGGCTGATGCCACGGCCACGTACTACAACAGCTACAGCGTGTCATAG